The Planctomycetia bacterium DNA segment GGAGATCCGACGAAGGAGGGACCTTTCGTCTTTCGCATCAAGGCCCCGGATGGGTTTCAGATCCCCTTGCACACGCACCCTAAGACGGAGCGTGTCACGGTGATCTCGGGCACTTTCCACATTGGCATGGGAGAAAAGGTCGACAAGGACGCCGCGAAGCCGATGCCAGCCGGCACGTATGGCTTTTGGGAAGCCGGCATGAAGCATTTCGTCTGGGTCGAAGGTGAAACCGTGGTGCAGTTTCACGGCCAAGGACCATGGATCATCAACTACGTGAATCCGAGCGACGATCCGCGCAATCAATCGCCATAGGCAGATATCGATCGCCCCCGATGAGATTCGGCTGTGACTTTGGCGCATCGCACGACTCGAATAGTCATGAATTCCACCCCTGCAATTCGGCCATTGATCGAGTACTCCCCTGAGGAGATCAAGGCCGCGGTCGCCGCACGATATGGCCAGGTTGCCGCTGCGCCCGAGGGGAAGTTCAACTTTCCCGTTGGACGGCAGTTCGCGGAAAGCGTGGGTTACGTTCCCGCGGTGTTGGACCGATTGCCGCGAAGCATGTGGGAGTCCTTCACGGGCGCTGGCAATCCGCAACCGTACGTGGACGCTCAGCCGGGCGAGACGGTCCTCGATCTTGGGTGTGGAGCCGGCCTCGATCTTTGCCTGTACGCTGAGAAAGTCGGACCAGCGGGAAAGTTGTACGGCCTGGACTTATCCAAGCCGATGCTCGACAAGGCGCGCGATAACTTGCGACAAGTGGGCATTCGCAACGTGGAATGGCTGCACGCAGCGGCCGATGCGATTCCGCTCTCTGACGGCTCCGTGGATCTCGTGACCGCGAACGGCATTTTTAATCTGTCGCCGGATAAAGATGCCGTGATGCGCGAAGTGGTGAGAGTACTTCGCCCGGGCGGTCGCACGATCTTCGCGGAGATTGTGCTTACCAGCGAACTCCCGGCGGATGACCGACGTGAAATCAACGACTGGTTTCGCTGTATCGGCGGAGCGTTGGTCGAGCACGACTTACTCAGTCGACTCCAGGCGCACGGATTGAGCAATCCTGAAGTTGTGTGGATCGGTCGCAATGCGCGTACGGGACATGCACTGTCAAAGTGCGCCGTAATTCGCGCGGAGAAGCAGTGCTGAATGAGTCAGCAATGCCGCTAGGGACGCCCAACTGAACGACGAATCGCAATTTGCCGTGACTATGCTGACGTCGGCTTCAAGACCGCCTCTACAAGCATACGGCGAGGTTAACATTCATTCAAAAAACGTATCGGCTTTCTAACCCTCGATTGTGATATGTCACGCTGGCTGGTCTTGGTGTAAAGCGTTTTCGCGCATGTAACCCACAAGGGCCGGTACATATGGCTATTGGAAGTCGGGCAGGCAGCACTTCGTGTGGGCGGCCGGCGAGACCATCTTGCAGTTTCATGGTGAAGGGCCTTGGAAGATCAACTATGTGAACCCGATGGATGATCCTCCGAAACAGTTGAAAGAGCGGTGAGGCCAACGCCGCAAATGCCACCGCGAGGCGCGATGTCATCGTTCATCGTTCATCGCCTTGGGCCGTCGTCTCGGCCGACGACCTGACAAGTCTCCGTCGCCCCAAGGCAGCGCACTAAACTATATCGGCGATGGCTTGTTCGCTTAATTGCCAAGCTGGCGACGCGTCCCATTATGAAGGTGAAGTCGCTTTCCAGAATCTGCTGGATAAGCGCGCTATTTCGACGACCATCCACGAATTCCTGGGGTTGACTCTTTGACAAATCGTGAACTTCCGATATATTTGAGTATATACAAGGAATTGAAGGACGTGAAATGGCCACCACGAAATTGCGATTGACTGGATTAGAGGCTCTTGGTCAGGCGGCCGAGTGCCTGCGGACGTTGGCTCATCCTCATCGCTTGCGAATGGTACAGATGTTGCTCCAAGGGGATTACATGGTGAGCGAACTGGCGGAGGCTTGTGAGCTGTCGAGCGCCATGGCGTCGGAGCATCTTCGATTGATGCAACGTTGCGGGTTCCTCACCAGCAAGAAGGAGGGACGGAAGGTGTATTACCGGGTCGCGGAACCGCATTTGAAGAGTATCCTCAAATGCGTCGAGGAGCGATTTGGAGTCGGTGGCGCGAAATGAGCACCACTCCCTTTTTTTGGCACATATATCGACACTTTCCGATGTATTTGATGTTTTCGGTCACTGAACGATTAAGGAGCGAGCCATGAGCGTCAACACCATCTCTCCGAAACAGCTCTACCAAGCGGTCCAAAACGGGCAAACCGTGGACCTGATCGACGTGCGAACGCCCGTGGAGTTTCGCGAAGTTCACGTCGAGTTCGCCCGCAATGTGCCGCTCGATCAGCTTGGGCCTGCGAAGCTTACGTCTGGTCGAGACGGTTCTGGAATTCCGCTGTACGTCATCTGCCGGTCGGGCGGCCGCGGCAAGCAAGCCTGCGAAAAGCTCGTTGCCGCTGGCTGCAGCAACGTCGTCAACGTCGAAGGGGGAACCCAGGCTTGGGACCAGGCGGGCCTGCCGGTCGTGCGCGGTCAGAAGGCCATTTCGCTGGAACGACAAGTGCGGATTGCGGCCGGTGCGCTGGTGCTGATCGGCTCGCTGCTGGGCTATTTCGCACATCCGTACTGGATCGGACTGTCGGCATTCGTGGGTGCCGGACTGGTGTTCGCCGGAATTACGGATACCTGCGGCATGGGGATGTTGTTGGCGCGGATGCCTTGGAACCGAGTGTCGGACTCACCCGCGTCGCCCACTCAGGCCGGCGCGACGTCGTGCGCTTCAAAGCCACAGGAAACGTGTTGCCACTGACGGTTTTTGAGCGTCGCGAAACCGAACAAACGCATTCATAGCGAAAGGTTGGACCAACCATGTTGCTCAAGTACTTTTACGACACGGCCCTGGCGCACGCATCCTACCTGGTCGGTTGCCAGAAGTCGGGCGAGGCGATCGTGATCGATCCGTCGCGGAACATTGATCCCTACCTCGAAGCGGCAGCCAAGGAAGGGCTGCGGATTGTCGGTTCTGCGGAAACGCACATCCACGCCGATTTTGTGTCGGGCTCACGGGAACTGGCCGATCGCGTCGGTGCGAAACTCTACCTGTCGGATGAGGGGCAAGTCGACTGGAAGTATCAGTTCGCGGACCAGTATCCGGCAATGCTCCTCAAAAACGGCGACCGCTTCCATGTGGGCAAAGTCAAACTGGAAGTGCTGCATACGCCAGGACACACGCCGGAGAGCATTTCGTTTGTGCTCACCGATGAAGGAGGCGGCGCGACCAAGCCCATGGGGATTTTCACGGGCGACTTCGTGTTCGTCGGGTCGATTGGTCGACCCGACTTACTGGAGACGGCCGCCGGAGTCATTGGCAGCGCCGAGATCGGCGCGCGGCAATTGTATCACTCGATGCGCCGATTTCGCGGCCTGGCAGACTACCTGCAAGTGTGGCCGGCGCACGGCGCAGGGAGCGCTTGCGGAAAAGGATTGGGGGCGATTCCGTCCAGCACGGTCGGCTACGAGAAGCTGTTCAATCCCGCGCTTCAATTCACCGATGAGCAGAAGTTCGTCGATTACATCCTCGCCGATCAACCTGAAACTCCGTTCTATTTCGCCGTGATGAAGCGCGTGAACAAAGTCGGTCCCGAGTTGCTGCGCAACTTGCCGCCGGCGGAGTCACTCACTCCGGCCGACTTGCTCCGCCTGACGAAGGAGCGGCTGGTGATTGACACTTCGCCAGCGGAAGTGTTTGCGGCGTCTCATGTTCACGGCACAATCAACATCCCGGCGGCATCCTTGGTCCGGTGGGCCGGCTTCCTGGTCGATTATCGCCAGCCGGTATACCTGGTGACGGAGGAAGTGTCACTGGCAAGAGACCTGCGAGCCCTGCGTTCGATCGGCATTGACAACGTGGGGGGCTACTTCGACGTCGCCGCCGTACAGAAGTCGGGACTGCGCAGCGAATCCTATGTCTCGGCCACTCCCGAAGAGTTGCGGGACAGGATCGAAAGTGGCGAAGCGACGTTGCTGGACGTGCGCGCCCGCACGGAATACGAGTCCGGGCATATTGCGGGCGCGGAGCATCACTTTCTTGGCACGCTGTTGCGCAATCTCGATCGCTTGGATCGGAACAAGCCGGTCATCGCACAGTGTCTCGGCGGTGGGCGATCGGCAGTTGCAACCAGCATTTTGCAGCGTGCCGGCTTCGATACCACGAACATGCAAGGCGGCTATCGCGCCTGGATCGCTGCTGGGCTTCCAGTGACTGACAACGAACTGGAAGCGGTCCATTCCTAAGGCCACACGTACGGAGCAACTGACATGAAAGAAATCCTGCCGATCCTCGTGTTCCTCGTCGCGTGGATCGTACTCAACCGTTGGGTCCTGCCGCGATTCGGCGTGCAAACCTGAATGAGCGGAGCCTGCACGCGAGTTCCGCGTGCTCAGCAACGGGAAACTCATGATTCAGCGGCGCAGGCAACCCCATCGCGAGAGAAAACTGCGGATCGGCGTCCCTAGTCGTCCGTCCAAGACGGGAATTGAAAGTGTGATCTGATGAAGCGGACGCTGGAAGTGCTCTCATGCTGTGGTTGAGCATCATCTACGGCGCGTTGGTTGGTCTCTCGCTGGGAGTGACTGGGGGCGGAGGCGCGATCTTCGCGGTACCGCTGCTGGTGTACGGCCTGGAAGTCCCGCCACGTGAAGCCGTGGGAGTGTCGCTGGCAGCCGTCGGAGCGACCGCCTTGGTGGGCTTCCTGCATCGTTGGCGATTGGGCCAAGTGGAGGTGCGAACGGGACTGCTGTTTGCTATCGCCGGAATGGTGGGAGCGCCGATCGGTTCTTGGCTGTCTGGGCTGATGAATGACACCGTCTTGTTGCTGTTGTTTGCCGGCCTGATGGTCGTGGTCGCCGTGCGACTCTGGCAGCAAGCCGGCCGGGCCACGGTTGCCGACGATACGCATGCTGTCGCCAGCGGTGAGCGCGGGGCAACTTGCCAACGCGATGAGTCCGGAGCCTTGGTCATTACGTCGCGCTGCGCGGTACTGCTGGTGATTGTAGGAGTTCTGACCGGCGTGCTGTCGGGACTGTTCGGCGTGGGGGGCGGGTTTGTGATTGTCCCGGCGCTGGTGCTCTTCAGCGGAATGGCGATTCATCGTGCGGTCGGCACTTCGCTG contains these protein-coding regions:
- a CDS encoding cupin domain-containing protein; amino-acid sequence: MARWAAVVTEGSADRCAEGDPTKEGPFVFRIKAPDGFQIPLHTHPKTERVTVISGTFHIGMGEKVDKDAAKPMPAGTYGFWEAGMKHFVWVEGETVVQFHGQGPWIINYVNPSDDPRNQSP
- a CDS encoding methyltransferase domain-containing protein; its protein translation is MNSTPAIRPLIEYSPEEIKAAVAARYGQVAAAPEGKFNFPVGRQFAESVGYVPAVLDRLPRSMWESFTGAGNPQPYVDAQPGETVLDLGCGAGLDLCLYAEKVGPAGKLYGLDLSKPMLDKARDNLRQVGIRNVEWLHAAADAIPLSDGSVDLVTANGIFNLSPDKDAVMREVVRVLRPGGRTIFAEIVLTSELPADDRREINDWFRCIGGALVEHDLLSRLQAHGLSNPEVVWIGRNARTGHALSKCAVIRAEKQC
- a CDS encoding metalloregulator ArsR/SmtB family transcription factor — protein: MATTKLRLTGLEALGQAAECLRTLAHPHRLRMVQMLLQGDYMVSELAEACELSSAMASEHLRLMQRCGFLTSKKEGRKVYYRVAEPHLKSILKCVEERFGVGGAK
- a CDS encoding rhodanese-like domain-containing protein, with product MSVNTISPKQLYQAVQNGQTVDLIDVRTPVEFREVHVEFARNVPLDQLGPAKLTSGRDGSGIPLYVICRSGGRGKQACEKLVAAGCSNVVNVEGGTQAWDQAGLPVVRGQKAISLERQVRIAAGALVLIGSLLGYFAHPYWIGLSAFVGAGLVFAGITDTCGMGMLLARMPWNRVSDSPASPTQAGATSCASKPQETCCH
- a CDS encoding MBL fold metallo-hydrolase; amino-acid sequence: MLLKYFYDTALAHASYLVGCQKSGEAIVIDPSRNIDPYLEAAAKEGLRIVGSAETHIHADFVSGSRELADRVGAKLYLSDEGQVDWKYQFADQYPAMLLKNGDRFHVGKVKLEVLHTPGHTPESISFVLTDEGGGATKPMGIFTGDFVFVGSIGRPDLLETAAGVIGSAEIGARQLYHSMRRFRGLADYLQVWPAHGAGSACGKGLGAIPSSTVGYEKLFNPALQFTDEQKFVDYILADQPETPFYFAVMKRVNKVGPELLRNLPPAESLTPADLLRLTKERLVIDTSPAEVFAASHVHGTINIPAASLVRWAGFLVDYRQPVYLVTEEVSLARDLRALRSIGIDNVGGYFDVAAVQKSGLRSESYVSATPEELRDRIESGEATLLDVRARTEYESGHIAGAEHHFLGTLLRNLDRLDRNKPVIAQCLGGGRSAVATSILQRAGFDTTNMQGGYRAWIAAGLPVTDNELEAVHS
- a CDS encoding sulfite exporter TauE/SafE family protein codes for the protein MLWLSIIYGALVGLSLGVTGGGGAIFAVPLLVYGLEVPPREAVGVSLAAVGATALVGFLHRWRLGQVEVRTGLLFAIAGMVGAPIGSWLSGLMNDTVLLLLFAGLMVVVAVRLWQQAGRATVADDTHAVASGERGATCQRDESGALVITSRCAVLLVIVGVLTGVLSGLFGVGGGFVIVPALVLFSGMAIHRAVGTSLMVIALVSVSGVASHLWTGRAIPFQVTALFVGGGIGGLFAGQAIGRQLSGPTLQKVFAVAILLVAVFIILRNVSA